In one Saccharibacillus brassicae genomic region, the following are encoded:
- a CDS encoding phosphotransferase family protein has product MESVTKRRLSTEEIERIAQKTFGCGCTKIEELTEGWANSAYALDLENGGTAILKSAAESEEGRMRCERGLMRTEVEVMRRLKEAGTVPVPDIYAYDAEKTIVPCEYFLMERLTGTSYDKVRGELPSGEREAIDAELGRFFRQIHEIKGTEFGYYLPHPSNAPSWDDAFLALMRDVMQDGRDAGVKLPMSYEELDEQLERHRPSLRAFTTPTLIHWDSWPGNVLVKDGKVEGIIDFERALWADPLMEYVFGKFMDSPAYETAYGLEGEASDRLVRRALYPLYLDLVMRVECDYRGFGPEHTEWAQQNLKHGWERLLDMTNSL; this is encoded by the coding sequence ATGGAGAGCGTAACGAAACGAAGATTAAGCACGGAAGAAATCGAGCGGATCGCGCAAAAAACGTTCGGATGCGGCTGCACGAAGATCGAGGAGTTGACCGAAGGGTGGGCCAATTCGGCGTACGCGCTGGACTTGGAGAACGGCGGCACGGCCATTCTCAAATCGGCGGCGGAGTCCGAGGAAGGCCGGATGCGCTGCGAGCGGGGGCTGATGCGGACCGAAGTCGAAGTTATGCGCAGGCTGAAGGAAGCCGGCACGGTTCCGGTTCCGGACATTTACGCGTACGATGCGGAGAAAACGATCGTGCCGTGCGAATATTTTCTGATGGAGCGGTTGACCGGCACGTCCTACGACAAGGTGCGCGGCGAGCTGCCGTCCGGGGAACGCGAAGCGATCGACGCGGAACTGGGCCGCTTTTTCCGGCAAATCCATGAGATCAAAGGGACGGAGTTCGGCTATTACCTGCCGCATCCGTCGAATGCTCCGAGTTGGGACGACGCTTTTCTCGCACTGATGCGCGACGTGATGCAGGACGGGCGGGACGCGGGCGTGAAGCTGCCGATGTCTTACGAGGAATTGGACGAGCAGTTGGAGCGCCACCGTCCGTCGCTGCGGGCATTCACGACGCCGACGTTGATCCACTGGGATTCCTGGCCGGGCAATGTGCTGGTCAAGGACGGAAAGGTGGAAGGGATCATCGACTTCGAACGCGCGCTGTGGGCCGATCCGCTGATGGAATACGTCTTCGGCAAATTCATGGATTCGCCGGCTTACGAGACGGCCTACGGTCTGGAAGGCGAAGCGTCCGATCGACTCGTTCGCCGGGCGCTGTACCCGCTGTATCTCGATCTGGTCATGCGGGTGGAATGCGATTACCGGGGGTTCGGGCCGGAACATACGGAATGGGCGCAGCAGAATCTGAAGCATGGCTGGGAGCGGCTGCTGGACATGACGAACAGTCTGTAG
- a CDS encoding manganese catalase family protein — MFIHMKELQYHARPEKPDPIFAKKLQEVLGGQYGEMSVMMQYLFQGWNCRADQKYRDMLLDIGTEEIGHVEMLTTMIAQLLDGAPVDQLEEAAKDPLIEAALGGMNPQHLIVSGLGATPTDSVGYPWNSRYIVASGNLLADFRANLNAESQGRLQVARLYEMTTDPGIRKMMGFMLARDTMHQNQWMAAIAEIESMEGTIVPASFPRELELQEVSHQFMNFSEGEESAEGRWAKGPSMDNQGKFEYVAKPQAMGEKPVLTPAPDFTFSRPGALPKLTNESSKAGKGLL; from the coding sequence ATGTTTATCCACATGAAAGAACTTCAATACCACGCCAGACCGGAAAAACCGGACCCGATTTTCGCCAAAAAACTGCAGGAAGTCCTCGGCGGCCAGTACGGCGAAATGTCCGTTATGATGCAGTATTTGTTCCAGGGCTGGAACTGTCGCGCCGATCAGAAGTACCGCGACATGCTGCTCGATATCGGTACGGAAGAGATCGGCCACGTCGAAATGCTGACCACGATGATCGCCCAGCTGCTGGACGGCGCGCCGGTCGACCAACTCGAAGAAGCGGCCAAAGACCCGTTGATCGAAGCGGCGCTCGGCGGCATGAATCCGCAGCATCTGATCGTGTCCGGCCTCGGCGCGACGCCGACCGACAGCGTAGGCTACCCGTGGAACTCGCGCTACATCGTGGCCAGCGGCAACCTGCTCGCCGATTTCCGCGCCAACCTCAACGCCGAGTCCCAGGGCCGCCTGCAGGTTGCCCGCCTGTACGAGATGACGACCGATCCCGGCATCCGCAAAATGATGGGCTTCATGCTGGCGCGTGACACGATGCACCAGAACCAGTGGATGGCCGCCATCGCCGAGATCGAATCGATGGAAGGCACCATCGTGCCGGCTTCGTTCCCTCGCGAGCTGGAGCTGCAGGAAGTCTCGCATCAGTTCATGAACTTCTCCGAGGGCGAAGAAAGCGCCGAAGGCCGCTGGGCCAAAGGCCCGTCCATGGACAACCAGGGCAAATTCGAATACGTTGCGAAACCTCAGGCCATGGGCGAAAAGCCGGTCCTCACCCCGGCACCGGACTTCACGTTCTCCCGCCCCGGCGCCCTGCCGAAGCTGACGAACGAAAGCAGCAAAGCCGGCAAAGGGCTGCTGTAA
- the abc-f gene encoding ribosomal protection-like ABC-F family protein, translated as MLMINCYQVKKFYGAEEVLSGVSFDIYEGEKVGLLGGNGAGKSTLFRLLSGAEPPDEGNVSLRRGARVGVLDQIPDYGEQSVGDVLLGVFGTSLALQAKLRELEASMSGAEGAALDRMLREYGETQEAFERGGGYEIPAKVDTVASGLGISAGQRERPFAELSGGEKTKVALAALLLEEADLLLLDEPTNHLDMEAAAWLESFIRDSSSTIVVVSHDRYFLTQTVEKVIELEDGEATSYPCGYVQYREEKEARLLRQFEDYKEQQKVIKQMKEAIKRLIEWGKKGDNPKFFRKAASMQKALDRMEKVKRPVLERTAIGLALATDGRTGEDVLTLDAVRKSFGSRVLLREAEALLRYGERAVLVGGNGAGKTTLMRMVLGQESPDAGELRLGSRVRLGYLAQEESPPADRTSVLDYYKEQAAMEEGEARGSLAKFLFYGKDVFKPVAGLSGGEWSRLRLAVLMRQKPNLLLLDEPTNHLDIASREALEEALEEYDGTILAVSHDRFFINRIAQRVWSLESGELVSTLGGYDDYRAERQKAQRTAEEHSGAQGAGVRSGNGAASAGAGRRNGGQGEAARSGNGRQSEEWRSGKSGEGPGSRNGGQGEAPRLDPAKLERDIAELEVRAAELGAALADPAHALEAHRLSEWLAEQDATQARIDALTEAWLALADGE; from the coding sequence ATGTTAATGATCAACTGCTATCAAGTCAAAAAGTTTTACGGAGCCGAGGAAGTGCTGAGCGGAGTCTCGTTCGATATCTATGAAGGGGAAAAAGTCGGGCTGCTGGGCGGCAACGGAGCCGGCAAATCGACGCTGTTTCGCCTATTGTCCGGTGCGGAACCGCCCGACGAAGGAAACGTGTCGCTGCGCCGCGGCGCGCGCGTCGGCGTGCTGGACCAGATTCCGGATTACGGGGAGCAAAGCGTCGGAGACGTGCTGCTGGGCGTGTTCGGGACCTCGCTTGCGCTGCAGGCGAAGCTGCGCGAGCTGGAAGCGTCGATGAGCGGGGCGGAAGGCGCGGCGCTCGACCGGATGCTGCGCGAATATGGCGAGACGCAGGAAGCGTTCGAACGCGGAGGCGGCTACGAAATTCCGGCCAAAGTGGACACGGTCGCTTCCGGTCTGGGCATTTCCGCCGGGCAGCGGGAGCGTCCGTTCGCGGAACTGTCCGGCGGCGAGAAGACCAAAGTCGCGCTGGCTGCGCTGCTGCTGGAAGAAGCCGATCTGCTGCTGCTCGACGAGCCGACCAACCATCTCGACATGGAAGCGGCGGCGTGGCTGGAGAGCTTCATCCGCGATTCGTCATCGACGATCGTCGTCGTCTCCCACGACCGTTATTTTCTGACGCAGACGGTGGAAAAGGTCATCGAACTCGAAGACGGCGAAGCGACTTCGTATCCGTGCGGGTACGTGCAATACCGGGAGGAAAAAGAAGCCCGGCTGCTGCGTCAGTTCGAAGATTACAAAGAGCAGCAAAAAGTGATCAAGCAGATGAAAGAAGCGATCAAGCGGCTGATCGAGTGGGGCAAAAAGGGCGACAACCCGAAGTTTTTCCGCAAAGCCGCTTCCATGCAAAAAGCGCTCGACCGAATGGAAAAGGTCAAGCGCCCGGTGCTGGAGCGCACCGCGATCGGGCTGGCGCTTGCGACCGACGGACGCACGGGCGAAGACGTGCTGACGCTGGACGCGGTGCGCAAATCTTTCGGCAGCCGCGTCCTGCTGCGCGAAGCGGAAGCGCTGCTGCGCTACGGCGAACGCGCCGTGCTGGTCGGCGGCAACGGAGCGGGCAAAACGACGCTGATGCGCATGGTGCTGGGCCAGGAAAGCCCGGATGCCGGCGAACTGCGCCTCGGCTCGCGCGTGCGCCTCGGCTATCTGGCACAGGAAGAATCGCCGCCGGCCGACCGCACGAGCGTGCTCGATTATTACAAAGAGCAGGCCGCCATGGAAGAAGGCGAAGCGCGCGGCAGCCTGGCGAAGTTTCTGTTCTACGGCAAAGACGTGTTCAAGCCCGTCGCCGGACTGTCCGGCGGCGAATGGAGCCGGCTGCGCCTGGCCGTGCTCATGCGGCAGAAGCCGAACCTGCTGCTGCTCGACGAGCCGACCAACCACCTCGATATTGCTTCGCGCGAAGCGCTGGAAGAAGCGCTGGAAGAATACGACGGCACGATTCTGGCCGTCTCGCACGACCGGTTCTTCATTAACCGCATCGCGCAGCGCGTCTGGTCGCTGGAAAGCGGCGAGCTTGTCTCGACGCTCGGCGGCTACGACGATTACCGCGCCGAGCGGCAGAAAGCGCAGCGCACAGCCGAGGAGCACTCGGGAGCGCAGGGCGCGGGAGTGCGAAGCGGGAACGGGGCGGCGTCCGCCGGAGCCGGAAGGCGTAACGGAGGGCAAGGCGAAGCAGCGCGGAGCGGGAATGGAAGGCAGAGCGAGGAATGGCGAAGCGGGAAGTCCGGCGAAGGGCCGGGAAGCCGGAATGGAGGGCAGGGCGAAGCACCGCGCCTCGATCCCGCGAAGCTGGAGCGGGACATTGCCGAACTGGAAGTGCGCGCAGCCGAACTCGGCGCAGCGCTGGCCGACCCGGCCCATGCGCTGGAGGCGCACCGCCTGAGCGAATGGCTCGCGGAGCAAGACGCGACGCAAGCCCGGATCGACGCGCTGACGGAAGCGTGGCTGGCGCTGGCGGACGGGGAGTGA
- a CDS encoding FAD-dependent oxidoreductase, translating to MSEKFNVPSELPRYPRSMWRTVTTLPTFPEMREDLKVDAAVIGAGIAGVTTAYLLSLEGYKVALVDAGQILDGTTGYTTAKISAQHGLIYSEFLTNFRPEIARSYYEANMEGLNFIRDMVQKHNIDCDFQEETAYLYTTQDDKLDDLRKEFEAYQELGIPGEWHDSLPIPVQAKGVISMPGQAQFNPLKYLKFLVEKIIENGGLIYENTTIEGAVYGKPIEAYTIDGEFRIYCNEMIVTTHYPFWNVPAGYFTRLSVERSYALAVKPETSFQGGMYLSIDDSKRSIRSATFEGEEVLIVGGENHPTGKDENTFDHYLALEKFAGETFGSREIPFRWSAQDITTLDKIPYIGPLSSDYPFTFIATGFNKWGMTNGTFAGLLIRDNVIRRSNPHMNTFNPGRFNDKSLGQTLVTGMKMAKEMITGKFGGADEKISNLEPDQGALVRHNGKKVGAYRDPKGELFLVDTTCTHMGCETAWNEAERSWDCPCHGSRFAYNGDVIEGPATDPLERIEE from the coding sequence ATGAGCGAAAAATTCAACGTTCCATCCGAACTTCCGAGATACCCGAGGTCCATGTGGAGAACGGTCACGACGCTGCCGACTTTCCCCGAGATGCGCGAAGACCTCAAAGTCGACGCCGCCGTAATCGGCGCGGGCATCGCCGGCGTGACGACCGCCTATTTGCTGTCGCTCGAAGGCTACAAAGTCGCGCTGGTCGATGCCGGTCAGATTCTGGACGGCACGACCGGCTACACGACCGCCAAAATTTCCGCGCAGCACGGCTTGATCTATAGCGAATTCCTGACCAATTTCCGTCCCGAAATCGCCAGATCCTACTATGAAGCGAATATGGAAGGCCTGAATTTCATCCGCGACATGGTCCAGAAGCATAACATCGACTGCGATTTCCAAGAAGAGACCGCTTATCTGTATACGACGCAGGACGACAAACTGGACGATCTGCGCAAAGAGTTCGAAGCGTACCAGGAACTCGGCATTCCCGGCGAGTGGCACGATTCGCTGCCGATTCCGGTCCAGGCCAAAGGCGTCATCTCCATGCCGGGACAGGCGCAGTTCAACCCGCTCAAATACCTCAAGTTCCTCGTGGAGAAGATCATCGAGAACGGCGGGCTGATCTATGAAAATACGACGATCGAAGGCGCGGTATACGGCAAGCCGATCGAAGCGTACACGATCGACGGCGAATTCCGCATCTACTGCAACGAGATGATCGTCACGACCCACTATCCGTTCTGGAACGTGCCGGCGGGCTACTTTACCCGACTGTCCGTCGAGCGTTCGTACGCGCTTGCGGTCAAGCCGGAAACGTCGTTCCAGGGCGGCATGTACCTGAGCATCGACGACTCGAAGCGCTCGATCCGCTCGGCGACGTTCGAAGGCGAAGAAGTGCTGATCGTCGGCGGCGAGAACCATCCGACCGGCAAGGACGAGAACACGTTCGACCACTATCTGGCGCTGGAGAAATTCGCGGGCGAAACGTTCGGTTCGCGCGAGATTCCGTTCCGCTGGTCGGCGCAGGATATCACCACGCTGGACAAGATCCCGTATATCGGACCTTTGTCCTCCGACTATCCGTTCACGTTCATCGCGACCGGTTTCAACAAATGGGGCATGACGAACGGTACGTTCGCCGGCCTGCTTATTCGCGACAACGTCATTCGCCGCTCCAACCCGCATATGAACACGTTCAACCCGGGCCGTTTCAACGACAAGAGCCTGGGACAGACGCTCGTAACCGGCATGAAAATGGCCAAAGAAATGATTACGGGCAAATTCGGCGGCGCGGACGAGAAGATCAGCAACCTGGAACCCGATCAGGGCGCACTCGTTCGCCACAACGGCAAAAAGGTCGGCGCGTACCGCGATCCAAAAGGCGAGCTGTTCCTTGTCGACACGACCTGCACGCATATGGGCTGCGAGACGGCCTGGAACGAAGCGGAACGTTCGTGGGACTGCCCGTGCCACGGTTCGCGCTTCGCGTATAACGGCGACGTGATCGAAGGTCCGGCGACCGATCCGCTGGAACGCATCGAAGAATAG
- a CDS encoding GntR family transcriptional regulator — translation MTVKAEILRQLKHDILTLALKPGSRLGETALSERFRISRTPLRDVLKQLEREGYLDVYPKRGNLVSYIDLESVEQIIYLRVTLERDILRNLASRTRPLPPAGVLELGGILERQERIVRSGQDREDFLHWDDAFHQALFALEGRELLWDLIRQANVHYARYRRLHLLERSKMETLLGEHRLIFDSVVNRDAARIDELVQRHLHEDVNAAYLREHFAAYLKLPPLGEPEQPL, via the coding sequence ATGACCGTTAAAGCGGAGATTTTGCGGCAGCTGAAGCACGATATATTGACGCTTGCGCTCAAGCCGGGCAGCCGGCTCGGCGAGACCGCTTTGTCGGAACGCTTCCGCATCTCCCGTACGCCGCTGAGGGACGTGCTGAAGCAGCTCGAACGCGAAGGGTATCTCGACGTCTACCCGAAGCGGGGCAATCTCGTGTCGTACATCGACCTGGAATCGGTCGAACAAATCATCTATCTGCGCGTCACGCTCGAACGGGACATCCTGCGCAATCTCGCTTCCCGGACCCGGCCGCTGCCGCCGGCCGGCGTGCTGGAGCTCGGCGGCATCCTGGAGCGGCAGGAACGGATCGTCCGCAGCGGGCAGGACCGCGAAGATTTCCTGCATTGGGACGACGCTTTTCACCAGGCGCTGTTCGCGCTGGAAGGCCGGGAATTGCTGTGGGACCTGATCCGGCAGGCCAACGTCCATTACGCGCGGTACCGGCGGCTGCATCTGCTCGAACGATCGAAGATGGAGACGCTGCTCGGCGAGCATCGCCTGATCTTCGACAGCGTGGTCAACCGCGATGCCGCGCGGATCGACGAACTCGTGCAGCGCCATCTGCACGAAGACGTCAACGCGGCTTATTTGCGGGAACATTTCGCCGCTTACCTCAAGCTGCCGCCGCTCGGCGAGCCGGAGCAGCCGCTATAA